The nucleotide window CAACGTGGAAGACCAGCGCGACGCGGTGGCCGAAGCGCTGAACCCGCCCACGACGGTTGGTTCGAAGATTCCGATGACGGCGCGCGAAATCCCGCAATCCGTGTCGGTGATCACCCAAGAGCAAATCAAGGAACAGAACTTCCAGACGCTCAAGGACGCCATGCAGTACGCGCCGGGCATCACCACGTTGCAAAGCGACTCGGATCGTGTGCAGTACTACGCACGCGGCTTCCCGATCACGTCGTTCCTCGTGGATGGCACGCCGTCCTACGTGAACAGCAGCATGTCGGTCACCGCCGATACGTTCCAGCCGAGTCTGGCGATCTACGACCGGGTCGAAGTGCTGACCGGGCCGTCGGGTCTGCTCAACGGCTTCGGTGCGCCGGGCGGGGCGGTCAACCTTGTGCGCAAGCATGCGCAGAAAGAATTCGAGGCTAGCGCGACGCTCAGCGGTGGCACGCGCGGTAACAGCGGCGCCACCATCGACGTGGGTGGGCCGCTCAACCCGGCAGGGTCGCTGCGTGGGCGCGCCGTCGTGTCCTATACCGGCGCCGATGGCGTGCAGGACACCACCAACACGCGCAACAAAGTGCTGTACGGCACGTTGGAAGCTGACCTGACGTCCACGACGCTGCTGCGCGTGGGAGCGAGCTACAACGAGTACACCTCGAACGAGCCGTGGATCTGGGGTATCTACACCAACGGCACCTACGGCAATCTGCCGCGCGGTCATTACTACGGCGCCGGCTGGAACCGTGACACGTTCCGCACCACGGACCTCTTTGCCGAATTGCACCAGAAGCTCGGCGGCGGCTGGACGGCCAAGGCCGTGTTCGATTACGTGTACTCGCGCTCGACCACGCTGCAAGCCAGCCAGTTCAACGCATGGGATCCGGCAACGTACACCGGCGACATCAGCGCGACAAACAACGTGGTGAGCGAGGGCAAGACCAATATCGACGTGTCCGCGACCGGCCCGTTCACGCTGTTCGGGCGCACGCATCAGGCCACCATCGGCGCCAACTACATGCGCATGGTCGAGCACCAGTCGCAGTACTACGGCACCCCGGACAACCTGTTCAACGTCTCCAACGTCAACCTGCTGAACATTCTGTATCCGATGCCGGTGTTCCCGGGCACACCCGACACTGTGAGCCGCAACAACACCTATGCCAAGCAATACGGCATCTACGCGCAGACGCGTCTCTCGCTGCTCGATCAGTTGACCCTGATTCTCGGCGGGCGCGTGAGCTGGTACCAGTCGAAGTTCGCGGTCGATCCGACGTACAACGTGTTCAACATGAACGGCAACTCGCTGGGCAACGCCGGCAAGTTCACGGGCTACGCGGGGTTGGTGTACGACCTGAACAAGACGTGGTCGGTCTACACCAGCTATACGAGCATCTTCCAGCCGCAGGACAACTTGCTGACGACCTCGGGCACGCTCATCAAGCCGATCACAGGCGACCAGTACGAAGCGGGGATCAAGGGCGAGTTCATGGACGGCCGCTTCACGACGGCGTTTGCGGTCTATCAGATCAACCAGTCCAACCGGGCGATGATCGACCCGAACGACCCGACCCAATCGCACTACGTGGCGCTGGGCAAGGCACGCACGCGGGGTTTCGAAATTTCGGGCACGGGTGAGTTGCTGTCCGGCTGGAAACTGTTCGGCAGCTATACGTACAACAACAGCCAGTTGGAAGACTCGAACAGCTTCGACACGATCGCGTCGCCGTTCTCGTCGATCTCACCGCACAACATCTTCAAGCTCTGGACGAGCTATCGCCTGCCGGGCAGTTGGAATGGGCTCACCTTGGGGGCGGGCGTCACTGCCGTGAGCGAGACCTCGACGACACGTAACGGCTATACCGCCAATCAGGGCTTCTATGCCGTGGTCGATGCGTCGATCAGCTATGCGTTCACGAAGAAGACCTCGTTGTCGCTCAACGCGAACAATCTGTTCGACCGCGACTACTTTGCTGCGGCTTACGCACGCGGCCAGCCGCGCACCGTAATGCTGACGCTGCGAACCGCCTATTGATCGAATGATCGACCGATCGACGGTTTGAAATGAGTGCAGGACCTCTGGCGCGCGCCAACGTGCGCCAGATTGCTGTTCAGGCCCGTGCGCGTTGCGCGGGCCGTCACCGGAGGATGCTGGCATGGCCATGGAAGATCTCGACCGCGCGCTGCTGGAACTGTTGATGCTCGACACGCAAGCGTCGGCGGCCAGCGATTCTGAGAGCGAACGCGAGAGCACGGGCCATCTCGCCGCCCTCCACGCCGAGCCTGCGCCGCCACTGGCAGCCGTGCCGCTGTCGTTTGCACAACGCCGGCTCTGGATGGCGCAGCAGTTCGCGCCGGACGACGACGCGTATCACGTCGCGCGCATATTCCGGTTGAGCGGCGGCACGGCGATTGATGCGAACGCCGTGGAGCAGGCGATCCGCACGGTCATCGCCCGCCACGATGTCTTGCGCACCGCGTTTGCCATGCATGATGGCGAGCCATCGCAAACGGTACTGTCTGAAGTGCCGTTCGCCATGACACGTCTGGACTGGCGCAACCTGCCGGCCTCTGACATCGACACACGCGTTGCCGCGTTCGCCTCGGAGAGCGCCCGAACGCCGTTCGATCTCGCCGCTGCCCCCTTGCTGCGCGTGAGCTGGATCGATTTGCCGGACCGCCAGCACGTGCTGGCCGTCACCATGCACCACCTGATCTCGGACGCCGTATCGAACGACGTCTGGGCGCGCGAATTCGCGCAGACCTATCTAGCCGTGGTGCAGGGCACCGACCCGATGGCGGCGCTGCCGTCGCTGGCCATTCAATATGCCGACTATGCGCAACGCCAGCACGCGGGGCTTATCAGTGGGCGATGGCAGGCAGCGCTCGACGGGTGGCGCCGCGATCTCGCGGATGAGTACGGGCCGTTGCAACTCCCCGCGCCGTTGGCACGTGAGCCCGGGGTGCGTCGCGGTGTGTTGCGTCATCCCCTCGACGCGTCCCGGCACGCCGCACTGACCGCGTGGAGCCAGCAAGCGGGCGTGACACCGTTCGTCACGCTGCTCACGCTCTGGCAAATGACCCTGCGCCGGTATCACGGCGAGGGCGATTTCCTCATCGGCGTGCCCGTTGACGGGCGGCATGTCCCCGGCACGCCCGATCTGATCGGCTGCTTCGTCGGCACACAGGTGTATCGGGCCAGCCATCGTCCGGCACAGTCGTTGCGCACTTGCGTTGACGACGTGAATCGCACGCGGGTGGCGGCGCTTGATCGCCTCGATGTGCCGTTCGAGCTGGCGCTGGATGCAGCCCGGCGTAGCGGCGGCAGCATTTTCCAGACGATGTTCAACTTCAGCCAGTCGGACGCTGCACCGCAACTGCGGGTTGGCGACGTACAGGTGGACGTGCTGACGCTTGCCAACGACACGCCGCAGTTCGACCTGACGCTGGCGGTCGACTGGCATCGACTCGGCGCGGATCTCGATCTCGAATACGATCGCGACCACGTCGATGGCGCGCTTGTTCATGCGCTGCTCGATGACGTCGGCCACTGGCTCGATGCACTGGTGAGTACACCCGACAGGGCGACGGGCGCGGTTGTGCTGACGCAACGCGCTTCGGTGCACCTTGAGGCGGATCGCCTCCCGGATGAGGTCGAGGCAGCCGCACACGATGCGCGGCTCGACCCGGTGCCTGTACGCATTGCGTCGCGGGCGGCGCAAGATTCATCACGATTGGCGGTCGTCTGCGGCGAATCGCGGCTGACGTACGGCGAGTTATTGCATCGCGCCGATGCGCTGGCGCGACGTCTCATCGCGGATGGGGCCGGGCCGGACACCTGCGTCGGTGTCGCGCTCGAACGCTCGGTCGATATGGTCGTGGCAGTGCTCGGCGTACTCCGCGCAGGTGCCGCCTATGTGCCGCTCGATCCTGAATATCCCGCCGAGCGGCTGGCCTATATCGTGGCGGACAGCGGCTTGCTGCGGATCGTTACATGCCCAGAAGTCGCCACGCGGCTGGCATTTCCGGCGGAAATTCGGACCTTTGAGGTGATGTCGGCAGACATTCCGGCCAACGAGGAAGAGGTTGCCGCAGAAGCCCCGAACGTGACCGTACTGCCCGAGCATCTGGCTTACGTGATTTACACGTCGGGATCGACCGGACGCCCCAAGGGCGTCATGGTGCGGCACGCCGCGCTATCGAGTTTCATCGCCAGTCTGCGCGAGCGGCCCGGGCTGACGGCGGAGGATCGCTGGGTTGCCGTGACGTCGCTCTCCTTCGACATTGCCGCGCTGGAGCTGTACCTGCCGCTCGTCACCGGCGCGCAATTGATCGTCGCGGACAAGCACACGACCCGTGACGGCGTGGCGCTTTCGCGACTGCTCACGGATTCCCGGGCCACGGTACTTCAAGCAACGCCAGCCACGTGGCGCATGCTGCTCGATGTCGAAGTGCATGCCACGTCAGCCGGAGGGTCGACGCGTCAGGCCCTTCAGGGACTGAAAGGGCTGTGCGGCGGCGAAGCACTGCCGCCCGATCTTGCGCAGTCGTTGCTCGCTCGAGGCGTGGCGCTCTGGAACATGTACGGACCTACCGAGACGACGATCTGGTCGTTAATCGCTCGTGTAGAAGGAGACAAGACCACGCTCGGTGCGCCGATTCGTGCGACGCAAGCGTGGGTGCTCGATGCCAGTCTCAATGAGACGCCGACCGGTGTTCCGGGCGAGCTATATCTTGGCGGCGAGGGGCTGGCGCGCGGCTATTGGCAGCGCGCCTCGCTCACGGCGGAGCGCTTTGTCCCGCACCCGTTCGCCGCAGAGGGCGCGCGGCTGTATCGCACCGGGGATCTGGTGCGGCGTCGCGCGGACGGCGATATCGAGTTCATCGGCCGCATCGATCAGCAAGTGAAGATTCGCGGCTTCCGCATTGAATTGGGCGAGATCGAGGCGGGGTTGCTGGCCTGCGACGGCGTGCGCGAAGCGGTGGTGACGGCACACTCGGGACCGGCCGGTGTGCGTCTGGTCGGGTATGTGACGGCGTTGCCCGGCACCCAGCCCGATGAGGCCGCATTGCGCCGTGCTATCGGCCGCACGCTGCCCGACTACATGGTGCCGGGCCGCGTGCTGGTGATTCCTGCCATGCCGCTCACCCCCAACGGCAAGATCGACCGGCGAGCCCTTCCAGTACCGCAGCAAAGCGACACTGCCTATGAAGCGCCGACAGGAAACATCGAAACACGGCTTGCCGACGCGTGGCGTTCGGTGCTGCGTCTCGCAGACGACACGCCCATTGGGCGCGACGACAACTTCTATGCGCTCGGTGGCGACTCGATTCTGACGCTCCGGGGTGTCGCCCATGCGGCAGCGGCAGGCGTTGCATCGACGCCTCGTCAATGGTTCGAGGCGGCGACGCTGCGTGCGCTGGCGGCGTCGGTAACTCACGATGTGTCGCCGCAGAGTCGCCCCGAAATGCTGGTTCGCGAGGATGGCCGATTGTGTGTCGCCGCCTCACACGCTCAGCAGCGACAATGGTTCCTGTGGGCGCTGCAACCCGAAAGCTCGGCGTATCACATTACCGGTGCCATGCGGTTGAAGGGCGCATTGGACGCCAACGCCGTCCGTCAGGCATTCGCGAGCATGGTGGCGCGGCACGAAGTGCTTCGCACCACGTTCAGCGACAAGACGGTCGACGGCGATGACACCGACTTGCTTCAGATCGTGCACGCCGACCTGCCGTTTGAATGGCAGCACGTCGCCGTCGCCACGCAAGAAGAGGCGAACCACAGGGCGCAGGCGTTCAACGACGCGCCGTTCGACCTTCGCACCGGGCCGTTGTTGCGCGTGGCAGTGCTGGCACTACCCGGTGAGCCGGTCGCCGAACACATCCTGCTGGTCGCGATGCATCACATCGTCGCGGACGGCTGGTCCATCGATATCGTGCTTCGAGAATTTGTCGCCGGATATCAAGCCGCCGTGGCTGGGCAAGCACCGGACCTCCCCGCGTTGACCCTGCAATACGCCGATGTCGCCGCGTGGCAGCGGGGCCGACTCGCAGCGGGTGAACAACAGCGCCAGCTTGATTGGTGGCGGGCTGCGTTGGGGGAAGGCGAGACAGCGCCCGTGTTGATGCTGCCGTCGGACCACCCGCGCGAACCGCTGGCGCAGTACACGGAATCGTCCGTGCCGTTTTCGTTGCCGCCCGCATTGACGGCCGGTGTTCGCGAACTGGCTGCGGCCCATCGTGCGACACCGTTCATGATCGTGCTCGCGGCGTTCCAACTACTGCTCTCGAGACACAGCGGCCTGCGCGACATTCGTGTGGGCGTGCCGATTGCCGGACGAGAGTTGCCGGAAAGTGCGCCACTAATCGGTTTGTTCATGAACACGCAGGTGTTGCGCGGTCGGCTCGACGCGTCACAAACGGTTGCAGAGCTCGTCGACCGAACCCGCACGCACGTGCTTGAGGCCTCGGCCCATCAGGCATTGCCGTTCGAAGCGCTCGTCGAAGCACTGGCGCCCGAGCGCAGCCTGACGCACATGCCGTTATTTCAGGTGCTGCTCAACTATCAACGCGATGACGCAAGTGCCGTGCAGGCGCTCGACGGTCTTCACGTCGAGCGGTACTTGCCGCGCACGCGCGCCGCACAATTCGAATTGACGCTGAGTGCGCATGAACTGGCGTCTGGCGGACTGACGGGCAGCTTCGACTACGCCCGGGAGCTTTTTGCGCCGGAAACGATGGCTCGCCTGTGCGGCCAGTTCGTGTCGCTTCTGGCAACGTTCGTCGCCGCACCGGACACGCGGCTGGGCGATCTCGCGATACTGACGGGCGATGCGCACGAACGTCTTGTCGAACATGGAGAAACACGGCTCGCACTGGAAACGTTCCTGCCGGTGCATCGCTGCTTCGAGGCCCATGTGGCCGGTGATGCCGACGCGCCAGTGCTGGTACACGATGGCGTCACGCTCTCCCGCGGGGCGCTCGACGCACGCGCGAACCGGCTGGCCCATCATCTGATCGCGCTGGGCGTCAAACCGGATACCCGCGTCGGTGTGGCCCTGACGCGCTCGGTTGACATGATCGTTGGCATTCTCGCCGTGCTCAAAGCGGGCGGGGCGTACGTGCCACTCGATCCGGACTATCCGCCGCAACGGCTCGCCGACATGCTTGAGGACAGCGGCGCGGTTCTCGTGCTGGGGCATACGGCCAGTTCTCACGTCGCGCTGCCCGAGGGTGCCCTGCGTGTCGATGTCGACGCGCCGCTGAACACGCCCGATACCTCCCCCGACGTGCCGTTATTGCCAGCGCATCTGGCTTACGTCATCTACACGTCAGGATCGACCGGCAAGCCGAAGGGCGTTGCGCTCAGCCACGGCGCGCTCGCTGCGCAGGCGCGGGTCTGGGCGTCGCTGTGCCAGTTGTCTGCCACCGACCGGGTGTTGCAGTTCTCGACGATGAACTTCGACGGTTTCGTCGAACAGCTTTTCCCGGCGCTGCACGTCGGGGCCGCCGTCGTTCTGCGCGGTCCGCAGTTGTGGAGCGCGGACGAGTTTGTCGCCAACGTCGCGCGTGACGGCGTCACCGTGGTCGATTTGCCGACGGCGTACTGGAATGTGCTGGTTCAGTCGCTTGATGAAGACTTCGGCCATCGGTCCGACGCCGTGCCGCTGGCGCAAGTCCGCCAACTGCACGTCGGCGGTGAGGCGATGTCTGCACAGGGGTTGCGGCGCTGGCGCGACCATGCGCACCTCCGGCACATCCGTTTGCTCAACACCTATGGGCCGACCGAGGCGGCGGTGACGGCATCCGCGTGGGTTGCCTCTGACGAGGCCGACGGCACAGCCAGCGGCGTACCGATCGGACGCGCGTTGCAAGGGCGACGGTTATACGTCGTCACCCCCGAAATGACACTGGCGCCGCAAGGCGCGATCGGCGAACTTCTGATCGGTGGCGACCTGCTGGCGCGTGGTTATCTCGACCGTGCCGCCCAGACCGCCGACCGCTTCGTACCCGATCCGTTCGGTGCCCCCGGGAGCCGGGCCTACCGCACCGGCGATCTGGTTCGCTGGCGCGCAGACGGGCAACTGGACTATGTCGGACGTGTTGATTTCCAAGTCAAAATCCGCGGCTTCCGCGTTGAACTCGGCGAAATCGAGTCAGCGTTGCTCGCGCAGCCGGGTGTGCGAGAAGCGGTCGTAACCGCATTCGAAAGTGACGCCGGCACACGATTGGCCGCGTACGTCACGGGGCAGGGCGGTCGCACGCCCGACGCCACGGCCCTGCGCGCCGCGCTCGAAGCTGCCTTACCGGCACCGCTCGTGCCCTCGGCCATCATGCCGCTCGATGCATTGCCGATGACGCCGGGCGGCAAGCTGGACCGTCGCGCCTTGCCCGCACCGTCGTTCGAACAGCACGCCTACGTTGCGCCCATCGGTGAGCGCGAATCGGCGCTGGCGGAAGTCTGGGCCGAGGTGCTTGGCCTCGCGCGCGTTGGCCGCAACGACAACTTCTTCTCGCTCGGCGGCGATTCGATTCTGGTACTGAGGGTGGTGGCACGTGCCGCCTCGCGCGGTATTGCTGTCTCGCCCCGGCAAATGTTCGTCCATCGTTCACTGGCGGCGTTGGCTTCGGGGTCGCTGGAAATGTCCGAGGCTGCGCTGCCGCCCATCGCGCGCACCCGCCAGTCACGCTCGGCACTGCCTATGTCGCACGCCCAGCGCCGGTTGTGGTTCCTCTGGCATCTGCAACCGGATAGCAGTGCCTATCACGTTGCCGGTGGTATCGGCTTGCGCGGCACCTTGAATGAGACGGCCGTCCGCCATGCCTTCAGGGATATCGTGGCGCAGCACGAGGTGCTGCGAACGACGTTCGAAGTGCCGGAAGGTGCAACTGAGGCCGTACAGGTCGTTCACGATCTGCCGGATTTTGCATGGCAGGTGTTCGACGCGCACCCTGACGATGCGCCTGCCCGCGCACAGGCCTTCACCGATGCCCCGTTCGATTTGCAGCGCGGGCCTTTGCTGCGCGTGGGCGTCCTGCGACTGGTGGGCGCGGCGTCCGATGCAGACACGGCAGACTATGTGCTGCTGATCGCCATGCACCACATCGTGGCGGATGGCTGGTCGGTCGGCGTGCTGCTCGATGCGTTCGTCGCCGCCTACACGGCGCATTGCCTTGCTGGCGCTGAAACACTCGCATTGGCACGTACCGAGTTACCTGTTCAGTACGGCGATTACGCCGCTTGGCAGCGCGAGACGTTTGACGGTGCCGAGCGCGACCGGCAACTGGGGTACTGGCGCACGGTGCTGGGCCACGTCCATCCCGTCACCGACCTCCCACATGACCACCCGCGTCTTCCGACCGGTGTGTATAAGGCCGCACGCCACTTGTTCCAACTCGATTCGGCGAGCGTCACGGCAGTACGCGAGGCAGCCCGTCGCCACGGCGTCACGCCCTATGTCCTGCTCTTGTCGGCCTTTCAGGCGCTGCTGCACCGTTGGTGCGCGCAAGACGAGATTCGTGTCGGCGTCCCGGTGTCAGGTCGTGACCAACCGGAAGTTGCCAATCTGATCGGCGTGTTCATCAATACGCTCGTGATGCGAGCGGACTTCCCGGCCCGCATGCGTGTAGCAGAACTGGTGAGCATGATCGGCGAGCGCACGCAGCAGGCGCTCGATCACCAGACGCTGCCGTTCGACAGCCTCGTCGATGCGCTGTCTCCCACACGCAGCGTGAGCCACACGCCGTTGTTTCAGGTCATGTTCAATCACCAGCGCGAAGACTATCGCGTGCTGCGTGATCTGCCCGGTCTCACGACCCATCATTTCGACACAGGTGGCGAGGCCGCCCAATTTGAGCTGACGCTGAACGTCAGTGAAGCGTCCGACGGCGCCATCGCGGGTAGCTTCACGTATGCCCGCGAGCTGTTCGAGGCGTCGACGATGGCACGTCTGTCGAGCCAATACGAAACCATGCTGTCCGCCTTGTGTGCCTCGGACGATGCCCTGATTGACGACATCGCGCTCGTTGACGCTGAGGCCACGGCGCAACTCGACGCGTGGGGCGTTGCAACCGACGATTTCGCGGCCGACGCGCCGGTGCACGTCCGCATTGCGGCGCAAGCGCGGCGAACACCGAATGCCATTGCCGTGCGTGGGGATGACGACTCGCTCACGTATGCCGCGCTGGAACGCCGCAGCAATCAGTTAGCGCATGCCCTGATCGCGCGAGGCGTCGGGCCGGATGTGCCGGTGGCCATCGCGCTCGAACGGGGCGCCGGCATGCTCGTGGCGCTGCTTGGCGTGCTCAAGGCGGGCGGCTGCTATGTGCCACTCGACCCGGCGTATCCGGCAGAACGTCTGCGATACATGCTCGACCACAGCGGCGTGACGCGGCTCATTACGCAGTCGTCACTTCAGGCAACGCTGCCGTTGACTGCGGGATCGGAATATTTGCTGCTGGATGCCTTCGACGGCGGGCCGTACGCCTACACGGCGCCCGACGTTCAGGTCGGGGCGGACCATCTGGCCTATGTGATCTACACCTCGGGCTCGACCGGCAAACCGAAAGGCGTGATGGTGCGACACGGCGGACTATCGAACTTTCTGTCCAGTCTGGCACAGCGCCCCGGGCTCGCCGCAGGTGACCGATGGATCGCGGTGACGTCGCTTTCGTTCGACATTGCCGCCCTCGAACTCTTCTTGCCGCTCACACTGGGTGCGCAAGTGATTGTGGCGTCGCGCGAGACCGCCCGTGACGGTTTTGCGCTCGCCGCATTGTTGCAGGAAAGCGGTGCAACGGTGCTGCAATCGACGCCCGCGACATGGCGCATGTTGCTCGCGGTAGACCAGCCGTGGCCTGCGTTACGCGCGCTATGTGGAGGCGAAGCACTGCCGCCGGATCTGGCCGATGCCCTGCGAGCGCGTGGGTGCGAACTCTGGAATCTGTACGGGCCGACGGAGACGACGATCTGGTCGATGCTTGGCCGCGTCGTCGGCAAGCCGGTGTTGGGCAACGTCATCGCCGGTACGCAGGCGCGCGTGCTCGATGCCCGGCTTCAACCGGTGCCGCCGGGCGTGGCGGGGGAGCTATACCTTGGCGGCAGTGGTCTGGCACGCGGCTACTTCGGCCGGGCGGACCTGAGTGCCGAGCGCTTCGTCCCCGATCCTTTTTCGCCGGGCGGCAAGCGGCTCTATCGCACGGGGGATCTGGCACGCTGGAAGCACGACGGGACGCTCGAATTCCTCGGCCGTACCGATCATCAGGTCAAGATTCGGGGTCACCGCATCGAACTCGGTGAGATTGAAGCGCGTCTGGCGGCATGTGCCAACGTCGGGGCGGCGGTGGTCGTCGCGCACGAAGGGGCGTCCGGCACGCAACTGGTCGGATACGTGTCGTTGACAGGCGGAGTAGCGGATGCCGATGCGCTGCGGCGGGAATTGGCCGCGCAATTGCCGGACTACATGGTGCCGGCAATCATCCTCACATTGCCCGCGCTGCCGCTGACCCCCAACGGCAAGATCGACCGCAAGGCCCTGCCTGCACCGGATGTCGCATCACGACAATTCGCAGCCCCGCGCGCTGGCGACGAGGCGTTGCTCGCGGACATCTGGCGTGACGTGCTGGGCGTCGAGCGCATCGGTCGTGACGATAACTTCTTCGCATTGGGCGGCCATTCATTGCAAGCCATGCAGGTCGTTTCGCTGGTGGCCACGAAGC belongs to Pandoraea norimbergensis and includes:
- a CDS encoding TonB-dependent siderophore receptor, with protein sequence MLLLLGQAAAAQAQSQSQSQTAPGSSAAQPANNAAGDTAAAPGAAPVAALPATNVEDQRDAVAEALNPPTTVGSKIPMTAREIPQSVSVITQEQIKEQNFQTLKDAMQYAPGITTLQSDSDRVQYYARGFPITSFLVDGTPSYVNSSMSVTADTFQPSLAIYDRVEVLTGPSGLLNGFGAPGGAVNLVRKHAQKEFEASATLSGGTRGNSGATIDVGGPLNPAGSLRGRAVVSYTGADGVQDTTNTRNKVLYGTLEADLTSTTLLRVGASYNEYTSNEPWIWGIYTNGTYGNLPRGHYYGAGWNRDTFRTTDLFAELHQKLGGGWTAKAVFDYVYSRSTTLQASQFNAWDPATYTGDISATNNVVSEGKTNIDVSATGPFTLFGRTHQATIGANYMRMVEHQSQYYGTPDNLFNVSNVNLLNILYPMPVFPGTPDTVSRNNTYAKQYGIYAQTRLSLLDQLTLILGGRVSWYQSKFAVDPTYNVFNMNGNSLGNAGKFTGYAGLVYDLNKTWSVYTSYTSIFQPQDNLLTTSGTLIKPITGDQYEAGIKGEFMDGRFTTAFAVYQINQSNRAMIDPNDPTQSHYVALGKARTRGFEISGTGELLSGWKLFGSYTYNNSQLEDSNSFDTIASPFSSISPHNIFKLWTSYRLPGSWNGLTLGAGVTAVSETSTTRNGYTANQGFYAVVDASISYAFTKKTSLSLNANNLFDRDYFAAAYARGQPRTVMLTLRTAY